A single Arcobacter sp. FWKO B DNA region contains:
- a CDS encoding type II toxin-antitoxin system RelB/DinJ family antitoxin has translation MTALSQKVRTNVYLDATTKEKAQEIFKMYGLGLSEAFNIFLTQSVLEKGIPFEIKIPNKTTVKAIKDARSGHNMESVTLKDLTNEISKK, from the coding sequence ATGACTGCACTATCACAAAAAGTTAGAACAAATGTATATCTTGATGCAACTACAAAAGAAAAAGCTCAAGAAATATTTAAAATGTATGGCTTGGGGCTAAGTGAAGCATTTAATATTTTTTTGACTCAATCTGTTTTAGAAAAAGGGATTCCATTTGAAATAAAAATCCCAAACAAAACCACTGTAAAAGCTATTAAAGATGCTAGAAGTGGTCACAATATGGAATCTGTAACACTAAAAGACCTAACAAATGAAATAAGCAAAAAATAA
- a CDS encoding type II toxin-antitoxin system Phd/YefM family antitoxin, with the protein MVAYTQNEMVGVTELSKSLSGFIDKVASNSIEKLAVIRHNKPEVVILSIDEYERMKELNDYIEESEIADIIKSRVTHRTTKAEMITHDEMKIHLKSRGCNV; encoded by the coding sequence ATGGTTGCATATACACAGAATGAAATGGTAGGGGTTACCGAATTGTCAAAATCATTGAGTGGTTTTATAGATAAGGTTGCATCTAATTCTATAGAAAAACTAGCTGTTATTAGGCATAATAAGCCTGAGGTTGTTATATTGTCTATTGATGAGTATGAAAGAATGAAAGAACTAAATGACTATATAGAAGAATCAGAGATAGCTGATATTATCAAATCAAGAGTTACACATAGGACAACAAAAGCTGAAATGATAACTCATGATGAAATGAAAATACACCTTAAATCAAGAGGTTGTAATGTATAA
- a CDS encoding type II toxin-antitoxin system RelE family toxin: MYKLEYYPEVMDDLSNLPLEILQEVGDYFNKYETDPYKYSAKLFNQNGLNLEGYRKTYLANATYRIIIKIENKVAKIVEVVAVGKRNNKIVYQDAFDRISSR, from the coding sequence ATGTATAAACTGGAGTATTATCCAGAGGTTATGGATGATTTGTCAAATTTGCCTTTGGAGATTTTACAAGAAGTAGGGGACTATTTCAACAAATATGAAACAGACCCATATAAATATAGTGCTAAACTTTTCAATCAAAATGGACTAAATCTTGAAGGTTATCGTAAGACTTATTTAGCCAATGCAACTTATAGAATTATCATTAAAATAGAAAATAAAGTTGCAAAAATAGTAGAAGTGGTAGCCGTAGGTAAAAGAAACAATAAAATAGTTTATCAAGATGCCTTTGATAGGATTAGCAGTAGATAA
- a CDS encoding DUF86 domain-containing protein produces the protein MYDKSLVVDILQQISNAIETIQKRFEPIKTVNDFTDTPEGMEKLDSICMLLIAIGESIKNIDKITNKELLPMYPQIDWKGAKGMRDIISHHYFDIDAEEIYNVCDTKLKSLLSVIKDIQKDLSY, from the coding sequence ATGTATGATAAATCTTTAGTAGTGGATATTTTACAACAAATATCAAACGCTATAGAAACAATTCAAAAAAGATTTGAGCCAATAAAAACTGTAAATGACTTTACTGATACTCCAGAAGGTATGGAAAAACTTGATAGTATTTGTATGTTACTTATTGCTATCGGGGAAAGTATAAAAAATATAGATAAAATCACGAATAAAGAATTACTTCCTATGTACCCACAAATAGACTGGAAAGGTGCAAAAGGGATGAGAGATATTATCTCTCACCACTACTTTGATATAGATGCCGAAGAAATATATAATGTATGTGATACAAAACTTAAATCGCTATTATCCGTAATAAAAGATATACAAAAAGACTTAAGTTATTAA
- a CDS encoding aldo/keto reductase, giving the protein MIKGFATAEGTLEYAQKFRDSKEFYIKHNDIVFSKLGLGTFNKEPYKEENYLFNYVDSVKSALQNGINLIDTAINYRYQQSEKEIGYILGEMIENGEIKRENIIIASKGGFIPLEYPFPDNPYHWIKDNMILPNLCQESDIELDQHCISDKFLEYSLNKSLENLDLETIDIYFLHNPEVQLGTKTKEDLLEAIKKAFIVFEKAVIDGKIKSYGVATWNGFINEQGFIEYLSLSDIYGVALSVAGDNHHFKYIQVPFNLGKTHIYTMPTQTYQGEEYTVVELSHKLGLGVISSSSLLQMNLFKKSFNTNVGYILDKDMNLKSDIQLALQFVRSTPNIISSLFASKNPEHILHNLEISKIKATPKKLYDLMYKV; this is encoded by the coding sequence ATGATAAAAGGTTTTGCAACAGCTGAAGGAACTCTTGAATATGCACAAAAATTTCGTGATTCAAAAGAGTTTTATATCAAACATAATGATATAGTATTTTCAAAACTAGGTCTTGGAACTTTCAATAAAGAGCCATATAAAGAGGAAAACTATCTATTTAATTATGTGGACTCAGTAAAATCAGCATTGCAAAATGGTATCAATTTAATTGATACTGCGATAAATTATAGGTATCAACAAAGCGAAAAAGAAATAGGCTATATCTTGGGTGAAATGATAGAAAATGGTGAGATAAAAAGAGAAAATATCATCATAGCATCAAAAGGTGGTTTTATACCATTAGAATACCCTTTCCCAGACAATCCATATCATTGGATAAAAGACAATATGATTCTTCCTAATCTTTGCCAAGAGAGTGACATAGAGCTAGACCAGCACTGCATAAGTGATAAATTTTTAGAATACTCACTCAATAAAAGCTTGGAAAATCTAGACTTAGAAACCATAGATATATATTTCTTGCACAATCCAGAAGTTCAGCTTGGTACAAAAACAAAAGAAGATTTACTAGAAGCTATCAAAAAAGCTTTTATAGTATTTGAAAAAGCGGTAATTGATGGCAAAATCAAAAGTTATGGGGTAGCTACTTGGAATGGCTTTATCAATGAGCAAGGTTTTATTGAGTATTTGAGTCTTAGTGATATTTATGGCGTAGCTTTGAGTGTAGCTGGAGATAATCACCATTTTAAATATATTCAAGTACCATTCAATCTAGGAAAAACGCATATTTACACAATGCCAACACAAACATATCAAGGTGAAGAATACACAGTGGTAGAACTTTCTCATAAATTAGGGCTTGGAGTGATAAGCTCATCATCACTGCTACAGATGAATTTGTTCAAAAAATCTTTTAATACAAATGTGGGATATATTTTGGATAAGGATATGAATCTCAAAAGCGATATTCAACTAGCTCTTCAGTTTGTGAGATCAACTCCAAATATCATTTCATCACTATTTGCAAGTAAAAACCCAGAACATATATTGCATAATCTTGAAATATCCAAAATCAAAGCAACACCTAAAAAGCTTTATGATTTGATGTATAAGGTGTAG
- the nifN gene encoding nitrogenase iron-molybdenum cofactor biosynthesis protein NifN, translated as MQKPLQINPTKLSQPMGATLAFLGVKSCMPLMHGALGCASFTKVFFTRHFNDPIAMQTTAVNDITAVIDGGHWGVLESIKNITAKVTPALIGLHTTGLTETKGDDIRAVSELIRDEQPIVWVNTPDFEGGFESGFSKAVSAMIKQLIIPKTTINNQKALIIPNANLKPLEIEKIKEELELFGFLAFALPDISLSLDGHLDEKPSTLSSGGIELCDIYELGDSSLIITIGSSVKDCGVSFVSNINPHTKHLHFDSLSGLINSDGFYKEILEFKNLSTPHPKIIKWRKRLQDALLDTHFALGSTKFAVVGQNDEVHSICELLSEAGGRVSVAIVSEKSPINSEIKATNVIVGDFYDLEKYENEYEILITNFHGIQIARNYNKGLVLRGYPNYEEVGNSLKSDLLYEGSCYFLFEVANTIIHHQEHTKEHK; from the coding sequence ATGCAAAAACCACTTCAGATAAATCCTACTAAACTATCTCAACCTATGGGAGCGACTCTTGCTTTTTTGGGTGTGAAAAGCTGTATGCCTTTGATGCATGGGGCTTTGGGATGTGCTAGTTTTACTAAGGTATTTTTTACACGACATTTCAATGACCCAATAGCGATGCAAACTACAGCGGTAAATGATATCACAGCAGTCATAGATGGTGGGCATTGGGGAGTGTTGGAGAGTATCAAAAACATCACAGCAAAAGTAACTCCAGCTCTTATAGGGCTTCATACTACAGGGCTAACTGAAACAAAAGGTGATGATATAAGAGCAGTTAGTGAGCTTATACGAGATGAGCAACCTATTGTTTGGGTAAATACGCCTGATTTTGAAGGTGGATTTGAAAGTGGGTTTTCAAAAGCGGTATCGGCTATGATAAAACAGCTTATTATCCCAAAAACAACCATAAACAATCAAAAAGCACTTATTATCCCAAACGCCAATCTAAAACCTCTTGAGATAGAAAAAATCAAAGAAGAATTAGAGCTTTTTGGATTTTTGGCATTTGCACTACCTGATATTAGCCTCTCACTAGATGGTCACTTGGATGAAAAACCATCAACACTTTCTAGTGGTGGGATTGAGCTTTGTGATATTTATGAGCTAGGAGATAGTAGCTTGATTATCACTATAGGCTCTAGTGTCAAAGATTGTGGGGTGAGTTTTGTCTCAAATATAAATCCACATACCAAACATTTGCATTTTGATTCATTGTCTGGGCTTATCAATAGTGATGGGTTTTATAAAGAAATATTGGAGTTTAAAAACCTCTCAACCCCTCATCCAAAGATAATCAAATGGAGAAAAAGGCTTCAAGATGCACTTCTTGATACACATTTTGCACTTGGGAGTACGAAATTTGCTGTAGTTGGACAAAATGATGAAGTACATAGCATTTGTGAACTTTTAAGTGAAGCTGGTGGTCGAGTAAGTGTCGCAATAGTATCTGAAAAATCACCAATAAATAGTGAAATAAAAGCTACAAATGTAATAGTTGGGGATTTTTATGATTTGGAAAAATATGAAAATGAGTATGAAATTTTGATTACAAATTTCCACGGAATACAAATTGCAAGAAACTATAATAAAGGATTAGTTTTAAGAGGATATCCAAACTACGAAGAGGTTGGAAATAGTCTTAAAAGTGATTTGTTGTATGAGGGTAGTTGCTATTTTTTGTTTGAAGTAGCAAATACAATAATTCATCACCAAGAACACACAAAGGAACACAAATGA
- a CDS encoding 2Fe-2S iron-sulfur cluster binding domain-containing protein produces MAKVIFMHFDKETDGLYDAKIGEPIVRLAKEKKIPIAFECQEGSCGSCLVTVEHISNKEPTSYMEDFELDKLVELGAITAKEASHCQQFTISPKVRLACQMLVKGDVLIKPYKG; encoded by the coding sequence ATGGCAAAAGTTATATTTATGCATTTTGATAAAGAAACTGATGGTCTTTATGATGCAAAAATTGGTGAACCGATAGTTAGACTTGCAAAAGAAAAGAAGATTCCTATTGCTTTTGAGTGTCAAGAAGGTAGTTGTGGTAGTTGTTTGGTAACGGTTGAGCATATATCAAACAAAGAACCTACTAGCTATATGGAGGATTTTGAACTTGATAAACTTGTAGAACTTGGTGCGATTACTGCTAAAGAAGCGAGTCATTGTCAACAATTTACTATCAGTCCAAAAGTTAGACTAGCATGTCAAATGCTTGTAAAAGGTGATGTTTTAATCAAACCTTACAAAGGGTAA
- a CDS encoding type II toxin-antitoxin system YafQ family toxin, which translates to MLKLKRHKTFVKDMAKSNISEQHYTKFILYVSCLIKEEELPKEALDHPLQGEYCDFRELHISGDLLLIYRIIDDTLELIRLGSHSQLFK; encoded by the coding sequence ATGCTAAAGCTTAAGCGACATAAAACCTTTGTCAAAGATATGGCAAAGTCAAATATAAGCGAACAACACTATACAAAATTTATTTTATATGTATCATGCTTAATAAAAGAAGAAGAACTTCCAAAAGAAGCTTTAGACCATCCTTTGCAGGGTGAATATTGTGATTTTAGAGAATTACACATAAGTGGTGATTTACTATTAATTTATAGGATTATAGATGATACTTTAGAACTTATTAGACTAGGTTCACATTCTCAACTTTTTAAATAG
- a CDS encoding flavodoxin, whose amino-acid sequence MPKYGIFYGTCGGTTKIVADALQEAFDIDDSDAINIEEDFDELEQFEQYDILFLGSSTWGQGDVQYGWVDILLELDESDMDFSGKKVAFFGAGDAKKHGEHFCSALGKLYKSFTAKGAKAIGFVDASEYDFEGSLALMDGKFCGLAIDEHNESDKTGDRVESWIESLGKEI is encoded by the coding sequence ATGCCTAAATATGGTATATTTTACGGAACATGTGGTGGAACTACGAAAATAGTAGCTGATGCTTTGCAAGAAGCTTTTGATATAGATGATAGTGATGCAATAAATATTGAAGAAGATTTTGATGAGTTAGAACAGTTTGAGCAATATGATATTTTATTTCTTGGAAGTTCTACTTGGGGTCAAGGTGATGTTCAGTATGGTTGGGTTGATATACTTTTGGAACTTGATGAGAGTGATATGGATTTCAGTGGTAAAAAAGTAGCATTTTTTGGTGCAGGTGATGCCAAGAAGCACGGGGAGCATTTTTGTAGTGCTTTAGGAAAGCTTTACAAATCATTTACTGCAAAAGGTGCCAAGGCTATTGGGTTTGTAGACGCTAGTGAGTATGATTTTGAAGGCTCTTTAGCTCTAATGGATGGTAAATTTTGTGGTCTTGCTATAGATGAGCATAATGAAAGCGACAAAACGGGTGATAGGGTTGAGAGTTGGATTGAGAGTCTTGGGAAAGAGATTTAG
- a CDS encoding nitrogenase-stabilizing/protective protein NifW, with the protein MKTIKEFYQLKDAEEYFEFFDVNYDSKLVNVKRFHILREYGNLIKKGFENFKDENQLFDFLKFSLLRVYGDFKNGYAPSAADVWKMYDNGKLQGCMSCTPTPGNSCGC; encoded by the coding sequence ATGAAAACAATAAAAGAATTTTATCAGCTAAAAGATGCTGAAGAGTATTTTGAATTTTTTGATGTCAATTATGATTCAAAACTTGTAAATGTAAAAAGATTCCATATATTAAGAGAATATGGAAACCTCATAAAAAAGGGCTTTGAAAACTTCAAAGATGAAAACCAACTCTTTGACTTTTTGAAATTCTCATTGCTTAGAGTTTATGGGGATTTCAAAAATGGATATGCACCAAGTGCAGCAGATGTTTGGAAAATGTATGACAATGGCAAATTACAAGGGTGTATGAGTTGTACTCCAACTCCTGGTAATAGCTGTGGTTGTTGA
- a CDS encoding TRAFs-binding domain-containing protein — translation MFREQVQYNQQLKSRLEKLRKEKDLQGLISLENELNFQSVEFGVLVDLFLSYRAIEAFNNMVLLVAKMPKPLQQSVMIQEQLGFALNRLGKRDEAIAVLESVIKNHGNSSETLWILGRVYKDKYEEALDSKDDFMAKAYLKKAIDTYLKGFESDFRDAYPGINAVTLMEIAGDKRKDEILPVVTYALKQKMKQSADYWDFATLLELVVIDEDEAKANDVLFDVLDNIRESFEPKTTANNLRMILEHKKNTKTKDFTWIEQVIEKIEKYML, via the coding sequence ATTTTTAGAGAACAAGTACAGTATAACCAACAACTAAAATCAAGATTAGAAAAATTGAGAAAAGAGAAAGATTTACAGGGGTTAATCTCTTTAGAAAATGAACTCAATTTTCAAAGTGTAGAATTTGGTGTATTGGTGGATTTGTTTTTGTCTTACAGAGCTATTGAAGCATTTAACAATATGGTTTTGTTGGTTGCAAAGATGCCAAAACCTTTGCAACAATCTGTGATGATACAAGAGCAACTAGGATTTGCCCTGAATAGACTAGGCAAGAGGGATGAAGCGATAGCAGTTTTGGAATCAGTGATAAAAAACCATGGCAATAGTAGTGAGACATTGTGGATACTAGGTAGGGTTTATAAAGACAAATACGAAGAAGCTTTGGACTCAAAAGATGATTTTATGGCAAAAGCGTATTTGAAAAAGGCGATAGATACTTATCTCAAAGGTTTTGAATCAGATTTTAGAGATGCATATCCTGGTATCAATGCGGTGACTTTGATGGAAATAGCAGGAGATAAACGAAAAGATGAAATATTACCTGTGGTAACTTATGCTTTGAAACAAAAGATGAAACAAAGTGCTGATTATTGGGACTTTGCCACTTTGCTTGAGTTAGTTGTCATTGACGAAGATGAGGCAAAAGCTAATGATGTGCTATTTGATGTTTTGGATAATATTAGGGAGTCATTTGAACCCAAAACAACTGCTAACAATCTAAGAATGATTTTAGAACATAAAAAGAACACTAAAACTAAAGATTTTACTTGGATTGAGCAAGTTATTGAGAAAATAGAAAAATATATGTTATAA
- a CDS encoding NifX-associated nitrogen fixation protein — MENLKELFKKALVGQIRALDQFGSWDMKSDDELFTMKYIKTKEDLKSIPIIADIDDVQTKDIRLIFQALALAFETATGVMCNVVMEMSHEGFGRVVVIADKIVVVDKFFKDAHRFGYRTIEDLEIAGEKFLENGIKIYNSFKEVNNA; from the coding sequence ATGGAAAATTTAAAAGAGTTATTCAAAAAAGCATTAGTTGGTCAAATTAGAGCTTTGGATCAGTTTGGTTCTTGGGATATGAAAAGTGATGATGAACTTTTTACTATGAAATATATCAAAACAAAAGAAGATTTAAAAAGCATCCCAATCATAGCAGATATTGATGATGTACAAACAAAAGATATAAGACTTATTTTCCAAGCCCTTGCTCTTGCTTTCGAAACCGCAACTGGTGTAATGTGCAATGTAGTAATGGAGATGAGTCATGAAGGTTTTGGTAGAGTTGTAGTAATAGCTGACAAAATCGTAGTAGTTGATAAATTCTTCAAAGATGCTCATAGATTTGGGTATAGAACTATAGAAGATTTAGAGATAGCTGGTGAGAAGTTTTTGGAAAATGGAATAAAAATTTATAATTCTTTCAAGGAGGTGAACAATGCCTAA
- a CDS encoding RNA polymerase factor sigma-54: MKLAHKQELQVGLSLKMWLPILQSSITELESHLNGYKNDNPFVEIKSPVETKDYYKTVNATPYYMQNSDTYYRSGEFVEEMAIGVDSFYERLFDQIEAPLFPTPKSQKIAHDIIENLSEFGYFEGNIETIAIKNNVTNEFVESIRQRFAYLEPSGVGAVDYKESFLFQLSELDMDNELLKFTKKLIENIEKIDKYSTHHMFLKAKDIIKTFKNPPALEYIDNEERIIPDFFVEIGDDIKIRINSSFYPDIIVKEPFACQNEEIKEKIKEAKNLVNLLNLRKSTLYKLVLSIVEKQLSFFVGGELKPLKMAEIASELGFAESTISRAVSNKYIECSRGVYPIKDFFTNAVNDEDTSSSEIKSFMKKLIEFEDQDNPLTDDDMLIQIKQRFDIEMVRRSITKYRKLENIPSSKERKKFYKVQ; the protein is encoded by the coding sequence ATGAAATTAGCACACAAACAAGAACTTCAAGTTGGACTTAGCCTCAAAATGTGGCTTCCAATACTACAAAGCTCTATCACAGAACTAGAATCTCATCTAAATGGATACAAAAACGACAATCCATTTGTAGAGATAAAATCTCCCGTTGAAACAAAAGACTATTATAAAACAGTAAATGCAACACCATATTATATGCAAAATAGCGATACTTACTATAGAAGTGGTGAGTTTGTAGAAGAGATGGCAATAGGTGTGGATTCGTTTTATGAAAGATTGTTTGATCAGATAGAAGCACCACTATTTCCTACACCAAAATCACAAAAAATAGCACATGATATTATAGAAAATCTAAGTGAATTTGGCTACTTTGAAGGCAACATAGAAACAATTGCTATAAAAAACAATGTCACAAATGAATTTGTAGAAAGCATAAGACAAAGATTTGCATACTTAGAACCTAGTGGCGTTGGGGCTGTGGACTATAAAGAGTCTTTTTTGTTTCAGCTTAGTGAGCTTGATATGGACAATGAACTACTAAAATTTACAAAAAAACTAATAGAAAATATAGAAAAAATAGACAAATACTCAACTCATCATATGTTTTTGAAAGCAAAAGATATCATAAAAACTTTCAAAAACCCACCAGCACTGGAATATATAGATAATGAAGAGAGAATAATTCCTGATTTTTTCGTAGAAATAGGTGATGATATAAAAATCAGAATAAATAGCAGTTTTTATCCAGATATTATAGTAAAAGAGCCTTTTGCGTGTCAAAATGAAGAGATAAAAGAGAAAATCAAAGAGGCAAAAAATCTAGTAAACTTACTAAATTTAAGAAAATCAACTCTTTATAAACTGGTTCTTAGCATAGTAGAAAAACAACTCTCATTTTTCGTAGGAGGAGAGCTAAAACCACTCAAAATGGCTGAAATAGCTAGTGAGCTTGGATTTGCAGAGTCCACCATAAGTAGAGCCGTATCCAACAAATATATAGAGTGTAGCAGAGGTGTATATCCAATAAAAGATTTCTTTACCAATGCAGTAAATGACGAAGATACCTCATCAAGTGAAATAAAAAGCTTTATGAAAAAACTAATAGAGTTTGAAGACCAGGACAACCCCTTGACAGATGATGATATGCTCATCCAAATCAAACAAAGATTTGATATAGAAATGGTAAGAAGAAGTATCACAAAATACAGAAAACTGGAAAATATACCATCTTCTAAAGAGCGTAAAAAGTTTTATAAGGTGCAGTAG
- a CDS encoding nucleotidyltransferase family protein yields the protein MQKDEAILKLKEFKEKNGDHYKIEQIGIFGSLARGEAKDDSDIDICLKTKVADMFMLVHLKDDLSKLFSKSVDIVRVREKMNPFLKNRIDKEAIYV from the coding sequence ATGCAAAAAGATGAAGCGATATTAAAGCTCAAAGAATTTAAAGAAAAAAACGGTGACCACTACAAAATAGAACAAATAGGTATTTTTGGCTCTTTGGCAAGGGGAGAAGCAAAAGATGATAGTGATATAGATATATGCCTAAAAACAAAAGTAGCCGATATGTTTATGCTTGTACATTTAAAAGATGATTTGAGTAAATTGTTTTCAAAAAGTGTAGATATAGTAAGAGTCAGAGAAAAAATGAATCCATTTTTAAAAAATCGTATCGACAAAGAGGCTATTTATGTATGA
- a CDS encoding nitrogen fixation protein NifZ, with product MHHDDIMPKFRVGQKVELVVDIKNDGTYPYAKIGELLAKKGSVGYIRKIGDFLQTIKVYEIHLMCDGNLVEAVGARDFELNLLEDYEDEVQEELAWIRNYRANKASQ from the coding sequence ATGCATCACGATGATATTATGCCTAAATTCCGCGTAGGGCAAAAAGTAGAACTGGTAGTAGATATCAAAAATGATGGCACTTACCCTTATGCAAAAATTGGTGAACTATTAGCAAAAAAAGGTTCTGTTGGTTATATTAGAAAAATTGGTGATTTCTTGCAAACTATCAAGGTTTATGAAATTCATCTTATGTGTGATGGTAATTTAGTTGAAGCTGTCGGGGCTAGGGATTTTGAACTAAATTTACTTGAAGATTATGAAGATGAAGTTCAAGAAGAGTTAGCTTGGATTAGAAATTATAGAGCAAATAAAGCATCTCAATAA
- a CDS encoding P-II family nitrogen regulator, whose protein sequence is MFLVVSVFNKENLENVVEDLRKHNIEGITIVDVYGMGNIGFSEHGQKADFYPKVKVEIVVSNAKTRDLAMECIRSNCQDMGHGAGKIWWLNVGGVERIRTGEKDEDALTTQIDKKIKNVMNDSCFHMTDTPCS, encoded by the coding sequence ATGTTTTTAGTAGTATCAGTATTCAATAAAGAAAACTTGGAAAATGTGGTTGAGGATTTGAGAAAACACAACATCGAAGGTATCACTATAGTAGATGTATATGGTATGGGAAATATTGGATTTAGTGAGCATGGACAAAAAGCAGATTTTTATCCAAAAGTAAAAGTTGAGATAGTAGTCTCAAATGCAAAAACAAGAGATTTAGCAATGGAGTGTATCAGATCAAATTGTCAAGATATGGGTCATGGAGCTGGGAAAATCTGGTGGCTAAATGTGGGTGGTGTTGAGAGAATTAGAACTGGTGAAAAAGATGAAGATGCTCTTACTACACAAATAGATAAAAAAATAAAAAATGTGATGAATGATAGCTGTTTTCATATGACAGATACACCTTGCTCATAA
- a CDS encoding 2Fe-2S iron-sulfur cluster-binding protein yields the protein MTTRVEIKNDFLAINVKPGSTIQDIVEASGSALPFGCRDGECGTCVVEIEQGMEFLTPLTDKEVKVLKEICSGTCTPNSRLSCQMKIAKANGVVRIRY from the coding sequence ATGACAACAAGAGTAGAAATAAAAAATGACTTCTTAGCTATCAATGTGAAGCCAGGAAGTACTATACAAGATATAGTAGAAGCAAGTGGAAGTGCATTACCATTTGGTTGCCGTGACGGTGAATGTGGTACATGCGTGGTTGAAATAGAGCAAGGTATGGAGTTTTTGACTCCTCTTACAGACAAAGAAGTGAAAGTCCTAAAAGAGATTTGTAGTGGTACTTGTACTCCAAACTCAAGACTTAGCTGCCAAATGAAAATAGCAAAAGCTAATGGTGTTGTAAGAATAAGATACTAA
- the nifX gene encoding nitrogen fixation protein NifX: protein MNTNIKISGTKNIIGLKIAFATNDMENIDAHFGSCNKFSVYDVSKDGYELSGIINTKEEKGKDGDKTANIISALKGIDIVYFLDIGPIAAAKVINNKIFPIKYKEIVSIEQEVNKLTTMLGSNPPPFIKKIVESKGL from the coding sequence ATGAATACAAATATCAAAATATCTGGAACAAAAAATATAATTGGTCTCAAAATAGCATTTGCTACAAATGACATGGAAAACATAGATGCACATTTTGGTTCATGTAACAAATTTTCGGTATATGATGTGTCTAAAGATGGTTATGAATTAAGTGGAATCATAAATACAAAAGAAGAAAAAGGGAAAGATGGAGATAAAACTGCCAATATCATAAGTGCCTTAAAAGGTATTGATATAGTTTATTTTCTTGATATTGGTCCAATTGCTGCTGCAAAAGTGATAAATAACAAGATATTTCCTATCAAATACAAAGAGATAGTATCTATCGAGCAAGAAGTGAACAAACTCACAACTATGCTAGGCTCAAATCCTCCACCTTTCATCAAAAAAATAGTGGAAAGTAAAGGTTTATAA